The genomic window ACCACTCCCGGTGAGCGGCCGACGTACCTGGATGTCGGAGTGGTCACCGAGCGGCACCACCTGGAACGAGAGCTGGGACGACGGCAGCGGCTACGACGGATTCACCGTGGCTCAGGCGGTCCACACCGCGCTCACCAGCGGAAACGTCAACGGGTACGTGTACTGGTACGGCGCGTCCACCGGCACCACCCGCGGGCTCGTCCAGCTGGACGGGGACGGGTACCGGACCTCGAAGCGGCTGTGGGCGCTGGCCTCTTACAGCCGGTTCATCCGGCCGAACGCCACTCGGATCGGCGCATCCACTCCGGACGGCAATCTGCGGCTGTCCGCTTACCAGAACACCGACGGCTCGCTGGTGCTGGTGGCGCTGAACGCGTCGAGCAGCGCCACCGAGGTGTCGTACGCGCTGCCGAACACCGGCGTGACGAGTGGAACCGCTACGCCGTATCTGACCAACGGAGTGAACAGCATGGCCGTCCAACCGGCCGTAGCCGTCACCGGCGGGGCGTTCACCGCCGCCGTGCCCGCCAGATCACTGATCACGTACCGGATCACCGGCCAGGGCACGACCGGGCGGATACGTAGCGAGGCGGCCAGTCGATGCGCGGACGTCCCGAACAGTTCCAACGCCAATGGCACCAGGTTGCAGGTCTGGGACTGCAACAGCAACGCCAACCAGCGGTGGACGCTCACCGGCGGGGAATTGCGGGTACTCGGCAAATGCCTGGACGCCCCGCTGGGAAGCACTGCCGCAGGCACCCCGGCGCAGCTGTGGGAGTGCAGCGGCAATCCCAACCAGCAGTGGACCGTCAACGCGAACGGGACGATCAGCAACCTCGCATACGGGTTGTGCCTGGACCTCAACGGCGGCGCCACGGCAAACGGCACCGCGATGGTCATGTCCACGTGCAACACCGGCGCCGGCCAACGGTGGGCACGGATCTAGCCGCCAAGACCTGTCCGGGCGATCGACCCGGACACCCCTGAATCTCATCACCCGATCACCTATCAGAGATCAAGGAGAGTCATCCGGTGGAGCACCCCTTACCAGTAAAGATCCCCCGAATGTTCACCGTGCTCGTGACGGTTAGTCTCATGCTGGTCGCCGGGGTCGTTACGGCGGCTCCGGTCCGGGCGGTCGACTCGAACCTCATCGTGAACGGCGGATTCGAGGACGGCCTGGCCGGCTGGTTCCCCAACGACACGACCGGCAGCGCCACCCTGTCGTCCACGACCGATGCTTACTCCGGCTCGAGCGCCATGCTGGTCACGGGCCGGCCGAAAACCGGATCCGGCCCGATGCAGGACCTCACCGGCACGGTGCAGCCCGGCAAGATCTACACGGTCACGGCACGGGTGAAGTACGAGAACCCGAGCAGTCCAGCGACCAAGCAGTTCGTCCTCACCATGCACTACGGTGGCTCGACGTTCGCCCGTCTAGGCGCCGGGACGGTGACGCGTGGACAGTGGGGGCTCATCCGCGGCACGTTCGTGATTCCCGCGTCGCAGGACGTCACGACCGCCAGGATTTTCGTCGAAACGCCCTGGGTGGCAACCCCGTCGACCGATCCGGACACGCATCTGATGGACTTCAAAGTCGACGACGTGGCCCTCGAGGAGTACACGACGTCGAGAACCATCGAGGTGCTCGGCAAGATCCCGGGCGAGGGCAACCCCCTCATCTCGCACAAATTCGGCGCGGACGCCTACGCCTTCGTCCACGGCGACCGGGTGTATCTGTACATGACCAACGACACGCAGATCTACTATCCCGGACCGGACGGGATCTCCCCGGCCAACAACTACAGCGGGATCAGGACGATCACGGTCATCTCCTCGAACGACCTGGTCAACTGGGTCGATCACGGGGAGATCGCGGTCGCCGGCCCGGACGGGATCGAGCGCTACGCGGGCGAGTCGTGGGCGCCCGCGGTCACGAGCAAGGTCATCGACGGCAAGGAGCGGTTCTTCCTCTACTTCGCGAACAACGGCGGATCCACCGGCGTCCTGGTCGGCGACTCGCCGCTCGGTCCGTGGCACGATGAGCGCGGCAGCCTGCTCATCACGAACGCGACGCCAGGAGCCTCGAACGGCCGGAACTGGCTCTTCGACCCGGCTGTTTTGATCGATGACGACGGCAAGGGCTACCTCTACTTCGGCGGTGGCGGGGACGACCGCTCAGGCAGCTATGAGAACACGAACCACCCGAAGTCCACGCGGGTCATCAAGCTCGGCGACGACATGGTCAGCACGGTCGGCTCGGCGGAGGTCATCGATGCACCGCTCGTTTTCGAGGCGAGCCACATGTTCAAACGCCAGGGCAAGTATTACTACTCGTACTCGTCGAACTTCGGGTTCTCCGGCCCGGTGGACCCGAACGGTCCGCCGACCGGCGCCATCGCATACCTCATGGCTGATGACCCGATGGGTCCCTGGACACCCGAGACCTACGCGGGCGTGATCTTCCGCAACCCGGGCACCTACTTCGGAGCCGGCGGCAACAATCACCAGTCGGTGTTCGAATTCAAGGGCCAGTACTACTTCACCTATCACGCCCAGACGCTCAACCAGCGCGTCACCGGCGGCACCACCCAGGGCTTCCGCAGCCCGCACATCGCCAAGCTGGCGTTCAACGAGGACGGGACGATCCAGGAGGTGATCGGCACCTACGACGGCGTCGACCGGGTTCGCACACTCGACCCGTACCGTCCGATCGAGGCCGAGACGATCGCGTGGCAACAGGGCATCGCGACGAAGAAGATCGACGAGCCCTCACCCGGGTTCGGCCCGCAAGCACCGAACCTGGCCGTGAGTGACATCGACAACGGCGACTGGACGGCGCTCGCGTCGGTCGACTTCCGACGGGACGGCGCCGCCAGGCTCACCGCCACCGTGCTCCCGCTGACGCCCGGTGGAAAGATCCAG from Actinoplanes derwentensis includes these protein-coding regions:
- a CDS encoding ricin-type beta-trefoil lectin domain protein, with the translated sequence MSCSPIDGFGFSEHFGRATIMHGSEGLSAQRQREVLDLLLSRTSGAGLSILRLGIGSAGKTSIQPTDPGGPGATPRYVWNGDDDGQVWLAQQAKAYGVNRFYADAWSAPGYMKTNGDESNGGTLCGLSGTACGSGDWRRAYANYLVQYARFYAQEGITINDLGFTNEPDYTTSYSSMRFTPAQAVELTKIVGPIAGAAGLKVACCDAVGWTSQGPFTAAIAADAEAHSWITTHTGHSYSSAPTAPLPVSGRRTWMSEWSPSGTTWNESWDDGSGYDGFTVAQAVHTALTSGNVNGYVYWYGASTGTTRGLVQLDGDGYRTSKRLWALASYSRFIRPNATRIGASTPDGNLRLSAYQNTDGSLVLVALNASSSATEVSYALPNTGVTSGTATPYLTNGVNSMAVQPAVAVTGGAFTAAVPARSLITYRITGQGTTGRIRSEAASRCADVPNSSNANGTRLQVWDCNSNANQRWTLTGGELRVLGKCLDAPLGSTAAGTPAQLWECSGNPNQQWTVNANGTISNLAYGLCLDLNGGATANGTAMVMSTCNTGAGQRWARI
- a CDS encoding family 43 glycosylhydrolase — its product is MFTVLVTVSLMLVAGVVTAAPVRAVDSNLIVNGGFEDGLAGWFPNDTTGSATLSSTTDAYSGSSAMLVTGRPKTGSGPMQDLTGTVQPGKIYTVTARVKYENPSSPATKQFVLTMHYGGSTFARLGAGTVTRGQWGLIRGTFVIPASQDVTTARIFVETPWVATPSTDPDTHLMDFKVDDVALEEYTTSRTIEVLGKIPGEGNPLISHKFGADAYAFVHGDRVYLYMTNDTQIYYPGPDGISPANNYSGIRTITVISSNDLVNWVDHGEIAVAGPDGIERYAGESWAPAVTSKVIDGKERFFLYFANNGGSTGVLVGDSPLGPWHDERGSLLITNATPGASNGRNWLFDPAVLIDDDGKGYLYFGGGGDDRSGSYENTNHPKSTRVIKLGDDMVSTVGSAEVIDAPLVFEASHMFKRQGKYYYSYSSNFGFSGPVDPNGPPTGAIAYLMADDPMGPWTPETYAGVIFRNPGTYFGAGGNNHQSVFEFKGQYYFTYHAQTLNQRVTGGTTQGFRSPHIAKLAFNEDGTIQEVIGTYDGVDRVRTLDPYRPIEAETIAWQQGIATKKIDEPSPGFGPQAPNLAVSDIDNGDWTALASVDFRRDGAARLTATVLPLTPGGKIQVRLDERTAPVIATIPVDAPPGTWTRLTARLHGVTGVHDVYFTYTGPDDADLFEIDSWSFRSSKSKCRPELPRGSAASSASVRHCAGV